TCGCCGGCGGCTCCTACGGCGGCTACATGGCCAACTGGGTGGCCGGCCGCACCGGCGACCGCTTCCGCTGCATCGTCACCCACGCCTCCCTGTGGGACACCGAATCGATGGGCCACACCACCGACAACGCCGGCTGGGAGCGTTCGATGCGCGGCCAGAACGCGCACTACAACCCCAAGGACTTCGCCGGTGAGATCGTCGCGCCGATGCTCGTGATCCACGGCGACAAGGACTACCGGGTGCCGATCGCCCAGGGCCACGCCCTCTGGTACGACCTGCACGAGTTCTCGGCCACCCCGCGCGACGCCGCGGGCCGCACGCAGCATCGCTACCTCTACTTCCCCGACGAGGGCCACTGGATCCAGGGCCGGGGCAACGCCCAGGTCTGGTACGAGACCTTCCTGGGCTTCCTCGATACGCACGTGCGCGGCCAGGTGTGGGAGCGGCCGGTGGTCCTGGGGTGAGGGGTCGGGGTGCCTCCCGGCCGGCCCCGTGACGTCCGCTCGCGCGACCCCGGTGTCGGATGTACCCGGATTCGGCGGATGCGGCACCGATCGTCCAGGAAGGGGCGGGTCCGTGGTGCAGTGTGTCGCCCGTCACGGCTAGAGTGTGCGTGCACCCTCCCCGGTCAGGCCGTCACGGCGCACCCCGTGTCCCCTCGCCGGGACCCATGGCATGGAAAGGACCATCACCATGATTCGCAGCAACAAGGCGCGCACCGTCGTGCGCGCCGGGGCGGCACTGGCCGTCTCCGCGCTCGCCCTGGCCGGCTGCGGCGGTGCCGCGGACGAGACCGCCGAGGGCGGCGGGGGCGACGAGTCGTACTCCATCGGCATCTCGCAGTACGTCACCCACCCCTCGCTGGACGCCGCCCGGGAGGGCTTCATGTCCGGCCTCGAGGATGCCGGCCTGGACGTGAGCTTCGACGTGCAGAACGCCCAGGGCGACCAGGCCACGGCGAACACCATCGCCGGCACCTTCGCGAACTCCGACCACGACCTGCTGCTGGCCATCGCCACGCCGTCCGCCCAGACCCTGGCGCAGTCCATCCGCGAGACGCCGGTGCTGTTCACCGCCGTCACGGACCCGGAATCGGCCAAGCTGGTCGACTCGAACGAGGAGCCCGGGGGCAACGTCACCGGCACCTCCGACGCCAACCCGGTCCGGGAGCAGCTGCAGCTGCTCACGGAGCTGGCGCCGGACGCCGAGACGGTCGGCATCGTCTACTCCTCGGGCGAGGTCAACTCCCAGGTCCAGGTCGACTGGGCCAAGGAGGCGGCCGCGGAGCTGGGGATCGAGATCCAGGAGGCGACGGTCTCGAACTCCTCCGAGGTGCAGCAGGCGGCCAACTCGCTCGACGTCGACGCGATCTACGTCCCCACGGACAACGCCGTGGTCTCGGCGCTGGAGTCGGTCATCCGCGTCGGCCAGAACGAGCAGATCCCGGTGGTCGCCGCCGACGGCGCATCGGTGGAGCGCGGCGCCGTGGCCACCTATGGGATCAACTACGAGGAGCTGGGTGCCCAGACGGCCGAGATGGCCGTGCGGATCCTCACCGAGGGCGCCGACCCGGCCACCATGGCGGTCGAGACCCAGACCCAGCCGGAGCTCTACGTGAATCCGACCGCGGCCGAGAAGATGGGCGTGGAGATCCCGCAGGCGATGCTGGACGAGGCCGACCACGTCGTGGGCGAGGGCGCCGAGTAGGGAGCTGCCATGACGATCGCCGTCGAACTCGGCCTCATCTACGCCATCATGGCGCTGGGGGTCTACCTCACCTTCCGCATCCTCGACTTCCCCGACCTCACCGTGGACGGTTCGTTCACCACCGGTGCGGCGGTGGCCGCGATCTCGATCGTCAACGGGATCAACCCGCTGCTCGCGATCCTGATGGCCTTCGTGGCCGGCTTCGCGGCCGGGGTGATCACGGGTCTGCTGACCACGAAGGGCAACATCAACGGCCTGCTGGCCGGCATCCTGACCCAGATCGGGCTGTACTCGATCAACCTGCGGATCATGGGCCGGGCCAACGTCCCGCTGCTGGGGGAGGACACCGCCATCACCCCGCTGCGGGCGGCCGGCGTCCTGGGCGGTCCGCTCGGGATCGGGGCGTTCGCCCTGCTGGCCGTCGTCCTGGCCCTGGTCCTGGTCTGGTTCCTGCACACCGACACCGGGCTGGCGATGCAGGCCACCGGCGACAACGAGAAGATGATCCGCTCCTTCGGCGTGAACACGGACAACCAGAAGATCCTGGGTCTGGCCCTGTCCAACGGACTGGTCGGCGTGGGCGGTGCGGTGATCGCGCAGTACCAGGGCTTCGCCGACATCGGCATGGGCATCGGCCTCATCCTCGCCGGCCTCGCCTCGGTCATCATCGGCCAGGCGATCCTCGGCCAGCGCACCATCCTGATCGCCGCGCTGGCCGTGATCCTCGGGTCCGTGATCTATCGGGTGGCGATCCAGCTCGCCCTGGAGGGCGGCCTCAACCCGAACGACATGAAGCTGATCTCCGCCGTCCTGGTGGTGGTCGCACTGATCCTCCCGCAGCTCCCGGTCTTCAAGCGCCGGCGCCGGAAGAAGGCGATGGCCGGGGACCCCGACGCCGCCGAGGAGACCCCCGGTGCCGCCGCCCTCGCCGCCGACGCTCCGGCCACCGAGCCGACCCCGACCACGACGACCGAGAACGGGGTGCGCTGATGCTGACCGTATCCTCCGTGGACAAGACCTTCTTCCCGGGCACCGCCAACGAGCGGCGCGCCCTCACCGACGTGGACCTGCATCTGGAGCAGGGCGACTTCGTCACGGTGATCGGGTCCAACGGTGCCGGGAAGTCGACCCTGCTGAACATCGTCTCCGGGGACCTGCAGCCCGATGACGGCACCGTGACCATCGCCGGGCGCGACGTCACCCGGCTCCCGGACCACCAGCGGGCCTCGTTCGTGGGGCGCGTGTTCCAGGACCCGATGGCGGGCACGGCCCCGCACCTGTCCATCCAGGAGAACATGGCCATCGCGGACAAGCGGGGGGCGGGCCGATGGCTCGCGCTCGGCGTCACCCGCGCCAAGAAGCGACGGTTCGCCGACGAGCTCGCCGCCCTGGAGCTCGGGCTCGAGGACCGGCTCACGGCGAAGGTGGGCCTGCTGTCCGGGGGGCAGCGACAGGCCCTCAGCCTGCTCATGGCCACCTTCTCCGAACCCGCGATCCTGCTGCTGGACGAGCACACCGCCGCCCTGGACCCCCAGCGGGCGGAGCTGGTGACGCGGCTGACCGAGCAGGTGGTGACCGAGAAGCAGCTGACCGCCCTGATGGTCACCCACAACATGGAGCAGGCCCTCCGCGTGGGCAACCGGCTGATCATGATGCACGAGGGCCGGATCATCCTCGACCTCACCGAGGACGAGAAGCACGGGCGCACCGTCAAGGACCTCCTCGACGAGTTCGAGAAGACCAAGGGCGCCACCCTGGGTGACGAGACGCTCCTGAGCTGAGGGGCGGCGCCGCCGCTCAGAAGGCGGGCAGCAGGGTGGCGCTGTGCTCCTCCTCGAGGAAGCTGCGCACCCGGTCGCTGGTCATCGCCCGGCGCAGCACCTGGATCTTCTCGGAGTCCTGATTGTCCTCGCGGGCGACCAGCGAGATCGTGAAGCGCTCGTCCACGAGCTCCTCCAGGAGGATCGCATCGGCCGGGGTCAGACCCACCTTCTTGATGTATGAGGGGTAGCTGTAGACCAGCGCGATCCCCTCCTCGTCGTACGCGGAGGGCAGGTTCAGCAGGTCCACCTCGACGAATTCGAGGGACAGGGGGTTGTCCACGATCTCGCTCACCCGGCCCTCGAAGCCGACGTCCGCGGGCAGCGTGATCAGACCCGCGTGGTGGAGGATCGCGAGCGCACGGCCCTGGTTGGTGAGGTCGTTGGGGATCGCGGCCCTCCCGCCCTCGGGGATCTGCTCGAGGTCGTCGTACGCCTTGGAGTAGAAGCCGACCTTTGCGTCGTAGATCCCCTCCAGCAGCACCAGGTGCGCGCCGTGGGCCTCGTTGAAAGCCTGCATGTACGGCTCGTGCTGCGCGAAGTTCGCGTCGACCTCGCCATCGGCCAGCAGCCGGTTGTACTGCACGTTGTCCGTGACCTGCACCAGCTCGACGGTGTACCCCTCCGCGGCGGCGATCTCGCCGGCGAGGGTGACCACGTCGGTCATCGGCGGCAGGTGGGAGGCGACCTTGATGACGGTGTCCTCGCCGCCGTCGCCGGTGCCGCCGGCGCCGCAGGCGGCGAGGGCGAGCGTGGTGGTCCCGGCGAGGGCGGTCAGGGCGAAGGTGCGTCGCTTCATGGGGTCTCGTTCCTGGTCAGGGGACGCTCAGCGCGCCCGCTTGTCGATGAGGCGGGCAGTCAGGGTGCCCGCTCCCTGGATCAGCATCACGGCCACGATCATGAGGAGGATCATCGTGTACATGAGGTCGTACTCGTAGGTCTGGTAGCCGTACCGGATGGCGAAGTCGCCCACGCCGCCGCCGCCGACCACGCCCATGATGGTGGAGTAGCTGACCATCGAGATCGTCACCGTGGTCAGGCTCAGCACCAGGCCGGAGCGCGCCTCGGGGTAGAGGAACAGGCCGATCAGCTGCAGCGGCCCCGCCCCCAGGGAGCGGGCCAGCTCGATGGTCTGCTCGGGCACGTCCAGCAGGGTCTGCTCCGAGAAGCGGGCGTACAGCGCGGCGGCCACGAAGGCCAGCGGCACGGAGGCGGCGGTGGTGCCGAAGGAGGTGCCCACCAGCCATCGGGTGACGGGGATCAGTGCCACCACGAACAGCAGGAAGGGCACCGAGCGCACCACGTTCACGTACACGTTCAGCGCCCGGTGCAGCATCGGCCGCGGGTAGGGCCCGCCGGGCCGTGCGAGATAGAGCAGGGTGCCGATCGGCAGGCCGACGAGGAGCGCGGCCAGCAGGGAGTTGACCATCATGATCCCGGTCTCGAGGATCGAGATCAGGATCTCGCCGCGATACTCGGCCAGGCGGGCCAGCAGAGCGTTCATGCCAGGAACTCCCGGGCCCGCGCGGCATAGGAGTCGAAGCGCTCGCGGGGCGGTGGGGGCGAGACCTCCGTGAGGGCGGCCAACCGGCCCCGGGAGAGCACAGCGGCCCGGTCACAGGAGGACTTGA
The window above is part of the Brachybacterium vulturis genome. Proteins encoded here:
- a CDS encoding ABC transporter substrate-binding protein, with amino-acid sequence MIRSNKARTVVRAGAALAVSALALAGCGGAADETAEGGGGDESYSIGISQYVTHPSLDAAREGFMSGLEDAGLDVSFDVQNAQGDQATANTIAGTFANSDHDLLLAIATPSAQTLAQSIRETPVLFTAVTDPESAKLVDSNEEPGGNVTGTSDANPVREQLQLLTELAPDAETVGIVYSSGEVNSQVQVDWAKEAAAELGIEIQEATVSNSSEVQQAANSLDVDAIYVPTDNAVVSALESVIRVGQNEQIPVVAADGASVERGAVATYGINYEELGAQTAEMAVRILTEGADPATMAVETQTQPELYVNPTAAEKMGVEIPQAMLDEADHVVGEGAE
- a CDS encoding ABC transporter permease, whose product is MTIAVELGLIYAIMALGVYLTFRILDFPDLTVDGSFTTGAAVAAISIVNGINPLLAILMAFVAGFAAGVITGLLTTKGNINGLLAGILTQIGLYSINLRIMGRANVPLLGEDTAITPLRAAGVLGGPLGIGAFALLAVVLALVLVWFLHTDTGLAMQATGDNEKMIRSFGVNTDNQKILGLALSNGLVGVGGAVIAQYQGFADIGMGIGLILAGLASVIIGQAILGQRTILIAALAVILGSVIYRVAIQLALEGGLNPNDMKLISAVLVVVALILPQLPVFKRRRRKKAMAGDPDAAEETPGAAALAADAPATEPTPTTTTENGVR
- a CDS encoding ABC transporter ATP-binding protein encodes the protein MLTVSSVDKTFFPGTANERRALTDVDLHLEQGDFVTVIGSNGAGKSTLLNIVSGDLQPDDGTVTIAGRDVTRLPDHQRASFVGRVFQDPMAGTAPHLSIQENMAIADKRGAGRWLALGVTRAKKRRFADELAALELGLEDRLTAKVGLLSGGQRQALSLLMATFSEPAILLLDEHTAALDPQRAELVTRLTEQVVTEKQLTALMVTHNMEQALRVGNRLIMMHEGRIILDLTEDEKHGRTVKDLLDEFEKTKGATLGDETLLS
- a CDS encoding MetQ/NlpA family ABC transporter substrate-binding protein, with the protein product MKRRTFALTALAGTTTLALAACGAGGTGDGGEDTVIKVASHLPPMTDVVTLAGEIAAAEGYTVELVQVTDNVQYNRLLADGEVDANFAQHEPYMQAFNEAHGAHLVLLEGIYDAKVGFYSKAYDDLEQIPEGGRAAIPNDLTNQGRALAILHHAGLITLPADVGFEGRVSEIVDNPLSLEFVEVDLLNLPSAYDEEGIALVYSYPSYIKKVGLTPADAILLEELVDERFTISLVAREDNQDSEKIQVLRRAMTSDRVRSFLEEEHSATLLPAF
- a CDS encoding methionine ABC transporter permease, whose translation is MNALLARLAEYRGEILISILETGIMMVNSLLAALLVGLPIGTLLYLARPGGPYPRPMLHRALNVYVNVVRSVPFLLFVVALIPVTRWLVGTSFGTTAASVPLAFVAAALYARFSEQTLLDVPEQTIELARSLGAGPLQLIGLFLYPEARSGLVLSLTTVTISMVSYSTIMGVVGGGGVGDFAIRYGYQTYEYDLMYTMILLMIVAVMLIQGAGTLTARLIDKRAR